A single region of the Paramicrobacterium fandaimingii genome encodes:
- a CDS encoding SPFH domain-containing protein: protein MEYAIAGGALVLVGIIAAIVVVVLIIALIIAKMWIKVARSDEALVVSGKSKKSKDESSLAVIVNGKALVNPLTQRHEIISLRSRQVSMQAEAQSYDGVTLEVEAVAMVKIGSTKQLVQRAAERFASQDKAIEQFTTEQLEGALRGIVATLAVVSLMRDRKKFSDQIAADVSGELADQGLILDSFQIKGITDDLGYIASLGAPEVQSKRQAAEIAATNAERAIRKQQITNDEANLVEQTAYDTNEADSKAEVGQANARAEQAEALARVEARQDVLQQEAENKQAQLDADVKRVADAAQYEKEREADAKAYTQVKAAEAEVKIAESEAEAIRERAKADAESVQLAGEAKGAAIRAEAEALQENLEGIIAQRAIEILPDLMERFAQGYSRIGTISVIGSGSGSGSDSSPAGSQFSGESASAMRGVFESVKEATGVDLASVIQGRVTGSAIGEGMREPSPPSPESERPRHAPSTDATPDAADAADAATDSQPGSGDDTSVTDS from the coding sequence ATGGAATACGCCATAGCGGGCGGCGCACTCGTGCTGGTCGGGATCATCGCGGCGATTGTCGTTGTCGTTCTGATCATCGCCCTGATTATCGCGAAGATGTGGATCAAGGTTGCACGATCAGATGAGGCGCTCGTCGTCTCGGGCAAGTCGAAGAAGAGCAAAGATGAGTCGTCACTCGCCGTCATCGTCAATGGCAAGGCTCTCGTCAACCCGCTGACACAGCGTCACGAGATCATCTCCCTGCGATCGCGTCAGGTGTCAATGCAGGCGGAAGCACAGTCGTACGACGGCGTCACCCTCGAGGTCGAGGCTGTCGCCATGGTGAAGATCGGCTCGACCAAGCAACTCGTGCAGCGAGCAGCCGAGCGCTTCGCGTCGCAGGACAAGGCGATCGAGCAGTTCACGACCGAGCAGCTGGAAGGCGCCCTGCGCGGCATCGTCGCGACTCTCGCCGTCGTCAGCCTCATGCGCGACAGAAAGAAATTCTCAGACCAGATCGCTGCGGATGTCTCGGGCGAGCTCGCGGATCAGGGTCTGATTCTCGATTCGTTCCAGATCAAGGGCATCACCGACGATCTCGGTTACATCGCCTCGCTTGGTGCACCGGAAGTGCAGTCCAAGCGTCAGGCGGCGGAGATCGCCGCGACGAACGCCGAGCGCGCGATTCGTAAGCAGCAGATCACCAACGACGAGGCGAACCTCGTCGAGCAGACGGCGTATGACACGAACGAGGCGGACTCGAAGGCCGAGGTTGGGCAGGCGAACGCACGCGCCGAGCAGGCCGAGGCGCTTGCCCGTGTGGAGGCCCGCCAGGACGTTCTGCAACAGGAGGCCGAGAACAAGCAGGCGCAGCTCGACGCCGACGTCAAGCGTGTCGCCGATGCAGCTCAGTACGAGAAGGAGCGGGAAGCCGACGCGAAGGCGTACACGCAGGTCAAGGCCGCAGAAGCCGAAGTGAAGATCGCCGAGAGCGAGGCTGAAGCGATCAGAGAGCGCGCCAAAGCCGATGCTGAATCCGTGCAGCTCGCGGGTGAGGCGAAAGGCGCGGCAATTCGAGCTGAGGCAGAAGCGCTGCAGGAGAACCTCGAAGGAATCATCGCCCAGCGCGCCATCGAAATTCTGCCTGATCTCATGGAGCGCTTCGCTCAGGGTTACTCGCGAATCGGAACGATCAGCGTCATCGGTTCCGGTTCCGGTTCCGGTTCTGACTCGTCTCCAGCGGGAAGCCAGTTCTCTGGTGAATCCGCGTCGGCAATGCGCGGGGTCTTCGAATCCGTCAAAGAAGCAACAGGAGTCGATCTTGCCAGCGTCATTCAGGGTCGCGTGACGGGCAGCGCCATCGGCGAAGGAATGCGTGAGCCGTCACCGCCGTCACCCGAGTCAGAACGTCCGCGCCACGCGCCGTCGACCGATGCAACACCGGATGCTGCCGACGCCGCCGATGCGGCAACGGACAGCCAACCGGGCTCCGGCGACGACACGTCGGTTACCGACAGCTGA
- a CDS encoding TetR/AcrR family transcriptional regulator, which produces MKKQGVATRRYRSGVRESRAAHTRRAILDAASELFESGGFSATTIASIAARADVSAPTIYATFGSKANVARAIVEQMEESSAASIWRERIASERRPTAILGAFAEWTAAFFSASMPTLSLASELTGEASDMAAEGNARRRAALSSLVDRLAEHGALRHDLARAEAVDRAWMLTGIEMYLNAVQECGWSTATYVSWLSETLEQQILQTPTRKP; this is translated from the coding sequence ATGAAGAAGCAGGGAGTCGCCACCCGGCGGTATCGTTCAGGCGTGCGTGAGTCCCGTGCCGCGCACACACGCAGAGCGATTCTGGATGCCGCGAGCGAACTGTTCGAATCGGGCGGGTTCTCGGCGACCACCATCGCGTCGATCGCCGCACGTGCCGATGTCTCGGCACCGACCATCTACGCAACGTTCGGCTCGAAGGCGAACGTGGCTCGCGCCATCGTCGAGCAGATGGAAGAGTCATCCGCCGCCTCCATCTGGCGTGAGCGCATTGCTTCAGAGCGGCGCCCGACCGCAATACTTGGTGCCTTCGCCGAATGGACGGCCGCCTTCTTCAGCGCAAGCATGCCGACACTGTCGCTCGCCAGTGAGCTCACTGGCGAAGCCTCCGACATGGCTGCCGAGGGAAATGCCCGGCGCCGCGCAGCGCTCTCCTCGCTCGTCGACCGGCTCGCGGAGCACGGCGCACTCAGGCACGACCTGGCGCGGGCCGAGGCGGTAGACAGGGCATGGATGCTGACGGGCATCGAAATGTACCTGAATGCTGTGCAGGAATGCGGATGGAGCACGGCGACGTACGTGTCATGGCTCTCCGAAACGCTCGAGCAGCAGATTCTCCAGACGCCGACCAGAAAGCCATGA
- a CDS encoding GlcG/HbpS family heme-binding protein, producing the protein MTVTLEDARRVIAAAERSADEIGQPMNIAVVDAGGNLVAHVRQDGAWIGSVDISISKAWTSRAFDIATKDLGENSQPTQQFFGIHATNNGKVAIFAGGIPLTRDGAVVGAVGVSGGSGDQDQTVAEAGVAGF; encoded by the coding sequence ATGACAGTCACTCTCGAAGATGCTCGTCGTGTCATCGCCGCCGCCGAGCGGAGCGCAGACGAAATCGGCCAGCCGATGAACATCGCGGTCGTCGATGCCGGGGGAAACCTCGTCGCCCACGTGCGCCAAGACGGAGCGTGGATCGGCAGCGTCGATATCTCGATCAGCAAGGCCTGGACGTCGAGAGCGTTTGACATCGCCACGAAAGATCTCGGCGAGAACTCCCAGCCAACGCAGCAGTTCTTCGGCATCCATGCAACGAACAACGGAAAGGTGGCGATCTTCGCCGGTGGCATTCCGCTGACGCGCGATGGTGCCGTTGTCGGTGCCGTGGGCGTCAGTGGCGGCTCTGGAGATCAAGACCAGACGGTTGCCGAGGCCGGCGTCGCCGGGTTCTGA
- the fdhA gene encoding formaldehyde dehydrogenase, glutathione-independent, with amino-acid sequence MTENRAVAYKGKGTVEVVDTPYPTFELKDGPGVNPANVGRKVPHGAILRTVATNICGSDQHMVRGRTTAPEGLILGHEITGEVVEVGPGVEFIKVGDIVSVPFNIACGRCRNCKEGKTGICLNVNPDRPGSAYGYVDMGGWVGGQAEFVLVPYADWNLLKFPDRDQALEKILDLTMLSDIFPTGFHGAYTAGVGPGSTVYIAGAGPVGLAAAVGAQLLGAAAVIVGDLNADRLAQARSFGCETVDISKGDPKDQIEQILGFPEVDAAVDAVGFEARGHGADSEHEAPATVLNSLFDVTAAGGALGIPGLYVTGDPGGVDEAAQQGSLSLRLGLGWAKSLSFTTGQCPVMKYNRQLMMAILHDKVQIAKAVKATPISLEDAPRGYAEFDQGAAQKYVLNPNGYIKTS; translated from the coding sequence ATGACTGAAAATCGCGCGGTAGCGTACAAAGGAAAGGGAACCGTCGAGGTCGTCGACACTCCCTACCCCACGTTCGAGCTGAAGGACGGCCCGGGCGTCAATCCCGCGAATGTGGGACGCAAGGTTCCCCACGGTGCCATTCTTCGCACGGTGGCCACAAATATCTGCGGGTCTGACCAGCACATGGTCCGAGGGCGCACAACAGCGCCCGAAGGGCTCATTCTCGGGCACGAGATCACCGGAGAGGTGGTTGAAGTCGGCCCGGGCGTCGAGTTCATCAAGGTCGGTGACATCGTGTCTGTCCCCTTCAACATCGCGTGCGGACGGTGCCGCAACTGCAAGGAGGGCAAGACCGGAATCTGCCTCAACGTCAATCCCGACCGGCCTGGTAGCGCGTACGGCTACGTCGATATGGGCGGATGGGTCGGTGGGCAAGCCGAATTCGTGCTCGTGCCCTACGCCGATTGGAACCTGCTGAAGTTTCCCGACCGCGACCAGGCTCTCGAGAAGATTCTCGACCTGACGATGCTGTCTGACATCTTTCCAACGGGATTCCACGGTGCCTACACGGCCGGGGTTGGGCCGGGGTCGACTGTGTACATCGCCGGTGCGGGACCCGTGGGACTTGCGGCCGCCGTCGGCGCCCAGCTTCTCGGTGCCGCAGCCGTGATTGTCGGAGATCTCAATGCCGACAGGCTTGCGCAGGCGCGGTCGTTCGGATGCGAGACCGTTGACATTTCGAAGGGTGACCCGAAAGACCAGATCGAGCAGATTCTCGGGTTCCCCGAGGTGGATGCCGCCGTCGACGCCGTGGGCTTTGAAGCACGCGGGCATGGTGCCGATTCGGAGCATGAAGCTCCGGCGACGGTGCTCAACTCGCTGTTCGACGTGACGGCGGCCGGTGGTGCCCTCGGCATCCCAGGGCTCTATGTCACGGGCGACCCGGGCGGCGTTGACGAGGCAGCTCAGCAGGGCTCGCTGTCGTTGCGGCTCGGCCTCGGTTGGGCGAAGTCGCTGTCGTTCACAACGGGTCAGTGCCCGGTGATGAAATACAACAGGCAGCTGATGATGGCGATCCTTCACGACAAGGTGCAGATCGCCAAGGCAGTGAAGGCAACCCCGATCTCGCTCGAAGACGCACCTCGCGGCTACGCCGAGTTCGACCAGGGGGCAGCACAGAAGTACGTGCTCAACCCCAACGGGTACATCAAGACATCCTGA
- a CDS encoding helix-turn-helix transcriptional regulator, protein MAMVQPNGSFLRGLVGLMSVPARDIPRELSTLLAPHLAHSALIILTADAAGGQRQEVGDAAFVEGVTALDLDQIRRDAPKVEAVQRTALHIGDGLRPTLHAHARNGALLLLADPGPQDVDDLVLSTWNIVALYLQKRADEGSPRYLQHARAAAGMRMDALTELADEYSTTLESVLATLRSSRLDDTTARTRAITLASGGLVHLRTATDRARTFTEEPVTTAFARLQDDLRPITRYRDTDVQFIEPPVDGRPLPGEVAHGARAVVRGTILALTDLPDVSKVRVQWDCDGANLLMNVRDDGKGDHSESSVLLRFVRERVRALDGHIAVDATPGWGTEMAIVIPLDPPSSVIVTSAMANLSPREIQVIELLASGYRNRLIAERLGISENTVKFHVSRILRKLGAASRSEAISILYADHRG, encoded by the coding sequence ATGGCAATGGTGCAGCCGAACGGCTCGTTCCTTCGGGGACTGGTTGGTCTGATGAGTGTTCCCGCGCGCGACATTCCGCGCGAGCTGTCAACGCTGCTGGCACCACATCTCGCGCATTCGGCGCTGATCATACTGACGGCAGACGCGGCAGGCGGTCAGCGGCAGGAGGTCGGCGATGCGGCTTTCGTCGAGGGGGTCACCGCTCTTGACCTCGACCAGATTCGTCGCGACGCCCCAAAAGTGGAGGCCGTTCAGAGGACGGCATTGCACATCGGCGACGGCCTGAGGCCCACCCTTCACGCGCACGCCCGCAATGGTGCTCTTCTTCTGCTCGCCGATCCGGGCCCCCAAGACGTCGATGACCTTGTGCTGTCGACGTGGAACATTGTTGCGCTCTACCTGCAGAAGCGTGCAGACGAAGGGTCACCGCGATACCTGCAGCACGCCCGCGCGGCGGCGGGCATGAGGATGGATGCGCTCACGGAACTCGCTGACGAATACTCGACGACGCTGGAGTCGGTGTTGGCGACGCTGCGCTCCTCCCGTCTTGACGACACGACTGCTCGCACGCGGGCAATCACCCTCGCGTCGGGAGGGCTTGTGCACCTTCGAACGGCGACAGACAGGGCTCGCACGTTCACCGAAGAGCCCGTCACGACGGCGTTTGCTCGTTTGCAAGACGACCTGAGGCCGATTACGCGCTACCGCGACACCGACGTGCAGTTCATCGAGCCGCCGGTCGACGGGCGACCTTTGCCCGGAGAGGTCGCTCATGGTGCGCGCGCCGTCGTGCGCGGCACGATCCTTGCGCTGACCGATCTTCCTGACGTCTCAAAGGTGCGCGTGCAGTGGGATTGCGATGGCGCGAACCTCCTCATGAACGTGCGCGACGACGGGAAAGGCGATCACTCTGAGTCGAGCGTCTTGCTGCGCTTCGTGCGTGAACGCGTGCGCGCTCTCGATGGACACATCGCCGTTGACGCGACGCCGGGGTGGGGAACCGAGATGGCCATCGTCATTCCGCTCGACCCTCCGAGTTCGGTCATCGTCACTTCTGCAATGGCGAATCTGAGTCCGCGAGAGATTCAGGTGATTGAGCTGCTTGCTTCCGGTTACCGCAATCGCCTGATCGCGGAGCGACTGGGCATCAGTGAGAACACGGTGAAATTTCACGTCTCGCGAATTCTTCGCAAGCTGGGAGCGGCATCGCGTTCTGAGGCGATCTCAATCCTTTACGCCGATCACCGAGGGTGA
- a CDS encoding ArsR/SmtB family transcription factor — MTRNDIEAELAAETGVPSVPIHLRDAEAIRALAHPARQRVVNLLFADQQTHTSTELSELTGLTPSAMSYHLRALQKAGLVQRAEPTEGDSRTRPWRASGTTIFIHGSEAEGVWEAQDALTSIAVSELRARLQAIRSKEVADTTSYVGISEATLWLTDDEAAVYARALQRAELELLRTGWRNEAGPERRLSRAFFSLLPETEAPAPE, encoded by the coding sequence ATGACCCGGAACGACATCGAAGCCGAGCTCGCCGCCGAGACCGGCGTCCCGAGTGTCCCGATCCACCTGCGCGACGCCGAAGCGATTCGCGCGTTGGCCCACCCGGCACGCCAACGCGTCGTTAATCTGCTCTTCGCCGATCAGCAGACGCACACCTCAACGGAGCTCTCCGAGCTGACCGGGCTCACACCCAGTGCGATGAGCTACCACCTGCGGGCCCTGCAGAAGGCAGGGCTGGTGCAGCGCGCCGAGCCGACCGAGGGCGACTCGCGGACCCGACCGTGGCGCGCGTCGGGCACGACGATCTTCATTCACGGCAGCGAGGCCGAAGGCGTGTGGGAGGCACAGGATGCTCTCACGAGCATTGCCGTCTCAGAGCTGCGCGCACGCCTCCAGGCGATCCGTTCGAAAGAAGTCGCGGACACCACGAGCTACGTGGGCATCAGCGAGGCGACGCTCTGGCTCACCGACGACGAAGCGGCGGTCTATGCGCGAGCACTGCAGCGCGCAGAGCTTGAACTTCTCAGAACGGGGTGGCGCAACGAGGCCGGGCCCGAACGGCGGTTGAGCCGCGCCTTCTTCTCGCTCTTGCCCGAGACTGAGGCACCGGCGCCCGAATGA
- a CDS encoding TetR/AcrR family transcriptional regulator, which produces MNVEEARERILAAAEELYYQKGYSAVGMDELRAYAGVSLRRLYALFPSKNDIITAVLARKRDEWESGLTGWVATAPEDARGRLLAIYTYLEDWFSTDSFRGCAFINAFGELGGTNPEVATLVREQKASFQRYVSTLTRDAGATDNLAAQLSILAEGAQSTAAISADPSAARQARQAAETLIDAALA; this is translated from the coding sequence ATGAACGTAGAAGAGGCACGTGAACGCATACTTGCTGCAGCGGAAGAGTTGTATTACCAGAAGGGGTACTCGGCCGTGGGCATGGACGAGCTCCGGGCGTACGCCGGCGTCTCGCTGCGCCGCCTCTACGCGCTCTTTCCGTCCAAGAACGACATCATCACCGCGGTTCTCGCTCGCAAGCGAGACGAGTGGGAGTCGGGGCTGACCGGATGGGTGGCGACGGCACCAGAGGATGCTCGAGGCAGGCTGCTCGCGATCTATACGTACCTCGAAGACTGGTTCTCGACAGACAGCTTTCGCGGGTGTGCCTTCATCAATGCATTCGGGGAGCTCGGAGGGACGAACCCCGAGGTGGCGACGCTCGTGCGCGAGCAGAAGGCCTCGTTTCAGCGCTACGTGTCGACGCTCACACGCGACGCCGGCGCGACCGACAATCTCGCGGCACAACTGTCGATCCTCGCCGAAGGAGCCCAGAGCACGGCGGCGATCTCTGCAGATCCCTCCGCCGCGCGGCAGGCGCGCCAAGCGGCAGAAACGCTCATCGACGCGGCACTGGCGTGA